GAGGTACAGTTCTTAGTGGAAAGTCCCTTGGCTCAACATTTGCAATTTCAGTTCGGCTAATGCAGCAGTATCTGCAGAACTTATCAACATGAAACAATTCCTGAAACCCTGCTTAACTATGAGCGCCAATATTGTTGGCACATGCGCAGAACACTGtttagtcaagttcattatgtatttttgctggatttttatggggatttggaaaactatacatttttgaaaagtagatagtataagcaatcagaaaaacaatgtttccatttgcacaggtggcggccatcttggatttttcaaaatggcgtccgaaaaacctatattttgtcatttctcagcttctgaataagttagaacattgattttaactgcttaaccaacattttcagggtcactgaatctaatggtgttagttttattgttgtcagacattttgttaccacaccaatttatttgaactattgatttatagtatttatgagtagatggcccaccatttaaaacatcccagcttgaatgtgcaaaactggtacagtttacatgtccaccattttgctgtacatttacaggcttgcctgtgcaaatctcacagctacattgtatccagtatacaggagcagcgccacatagtgaatgttttgagtgtcaacaggtgttcaattttttcatttgggggaatccttcagcatgcatgcattttctgtatgataatactggaaactgactgcaagacagagtgacaaatcaattggtgttattaatattattaatgcacatatgagcatgtcattaactggtgttggtgagtgtgctttagtgtaacagtgagggttctgtttgctgtttgttctggttatattcatgggtgaagaaaattgaggtgaacaagagacatgtcaagcccatgagctcattaactggaagctgtgtattctatgccagtctgatgatgccaagacggtggttctggtccagaatccaagattagacactaatggacatgtacgagaagtagttcaagagagggtcagtctgagttattgggaccatgttaaatccaaagacgactgcagaactgcacagctgagacaccagggacacagaaagcagtctagcatctctcctgtcactcaggtgcaaccaacaaggttcaaattcagcatgcaagcaaccaacatgcacatcatttctacaggacggtgcacagccaagaagcgtggcaagaagagaggatgaacagaaatggatgacccaggcccctcaacatctaattcttctccactccactcgtcaagaaacaaagctccatttgccaaaaggccgatggtgaactactttatcaggtcagaactgcaaatgccggaaaatctccaaaggctgctttggaacagtcccagaatctcacactcaaaactagactgaacacccgcatctcagcagatgatgcacatgcaattgatgtatgatatcacaaagattgtgggacaaaacatgtgtcatgtacggcgagactcaggcctgacagaaatacaactctcaaagaagccttgacgtcaacatgtctgcttgagctgatcaaccgtattgGCGGTGCATGgacaaagcatggacatcattgaaaaaaatttatgtcaacatgcttgattcagaagccttggagaatcatgaacttgcattcagtagaaagtggccgaaagagagacacacccttgctagtctgtacaattcagctgggacatcattgatgttgctgtatacttgtatggcatctgttccctggcctgtcttggtgaaggttgcaatgtttgtccttgtcacctgtgctgctttgtaaattgctttcatgttatcatattcatcagttgtcattgcagcatgaaccatgtcttcttcacatgcttctggatagtagggacttttgacttctttaggtcatttagaacagacagatttcagttatggcaagactgtgaggattctctttttcagccactttctactgaatgcaatctttgtgatattggacagcaattgaatgtgcatcatctgctgagatgctggtggtcattcttgttttcagggtgggattctgggactttacagcagcctttagagttttactgccatttgcagttttgacctgataaagcagttcactatcgtccttttggtagaagaagcatggtttcttatcgagtggataacaattaacatttcccaaacggcatggttgatctgtctccttaggtttgctactggtttattgatgtccgaccaagtgagtggagttcccgatttttttgagatcagaaacaatatttacatttctcttggcctgcctagaagcagtgcagaaggtgctgcatcactgggaggttgtggcctgtctagtgcagttctgcagtcgtcttttgattttaacatagcccccatcactcagactggccccctcttgaactacttccagtacatgtccatcggcgtctaatcttggattctggaccagaaccaccttttggcatcgtcagactggcataaaacacacagcttccagttaatgagatcataatgcttgataatgtctcttgttcacctcgatgctcttcacccatgattataaccagaacaaacagcaaacagaaccctcactgttacactccaccaccatcaccaacaccagttaatgacagtatgtgcattagcaatattaataacaccaatttattacttgatttgtaactgtgtcttgcagtcagtttccaggatcatcatacagaaaatacatgcatgctgaaggaaggcaaaaggcaaaaatgtaacgcctgttgacattcaatatattcactacatggcactgctcctgtttactggatacaatgtagctggtatgagctttgcacaagcaagcctggatatatacagcacaatgctggacacgtaaactgttttgcacattctagctgggatgttttgtatggtgggcttgacagacatgcatctacttgtagatactatacagtaaatcaccagttcaaataaattagcatggtaacaaactgtctgagaacattaaaactaccaccagtagattcagtgaccctgaaaatgtaggtttagcagtttgaatcaatgttttagctcattcagaagctgacatattgcaaaattatggtttttcggaagccattttgaaaaatccaagatggccgccatgcagacatttgtgcaaatggaaacatggtttttctgattgcttatacaatatacttttcaaaaatgtatagttttccaaatccccataaaaatccagcgaaaggttcagatccaaacgtaatgaacctgactagTTCCCCTCACAAAGGAATCCAGAGTGTGTACATACACCCCTTCCCTTTCAAATAATATAAAACCCCTAATCTTCAAACTGTGGAGAAAGAAATCATATCCAAACTTTTTCTTTAGCTTTATGGTTTGGCAatgtcccccttacacacaagaaCCACCTATACCAAATTGTTAAGTGGTCAAGTAAACTGATCGGTGAATCACAGCTGCACCCTTCTTCCCTGTATGCAAAGCAACTACAGTGGATAGCAATGGCTATCCTAGATGATAGCCGACACCCTTTGAATAGTGAGTTCCAGTACCTCCCATCTAGATGGAGGCTGGtagttcctggttgcagaaccaataggtttaaaagcagttttgtcccagctgcaattactttgctaaacaagatgtaaaataaatctatgtatttgtaaaaatgctctttgcactttagctACGCCAGGAGTGTtgtgtcacttctgccatggtcctgcagtggttgtatgaagtgttgtggcccaccactgcagttagtttacccccccccccctcttgtgtgtatatgttgtaaacattttatttatttatttgtatagcctacatgtgttttttagactccatgtttatgtgtcatgtgtcttgtggttctgatgtaaggacagccatcttctcttttaaactgcaaacccagtttaccttcgggtaccaataaagttgaactgaactgaactgaactgagatgTCTTTGTTTCTGACACTTCTCTCTGCTAAAGCAGAATAAACAGCTGTAATCTCGAAGCTCGAGTTCCAGCGAGTTGCAACATCATTAATTAGGCAGTGCTTCGGCAAGCCCAGCATTTCTTGCTTGCACTCCAAAACATGGTGCATGCGATGGAAAAATCCGACTGTAGATCTCATTTTGGCAAGCAAATGCGAGACCTGCTTGATCTTAAGGGCTTTTTCAGCGGCCAATTTGAGGGTATGCGCAAAGCATCCGAGATGCGGCCCGAGCCCCGCTTCCCCGACTGCATTAACAATGTTCCTCGCATTGTCTGTGGTGACGGCTATGGGCATCCCAGGTTTTTGCCAGGTTTTTGACGGCTATGGACATCCCAGGTTTTTGCTTTTGTGCTTCTATGTTGTTCGTGCAAAGGGCGCGTTTGTAGCACCCACTCAGAGCTTATGAAGTGAGCAGTGACAGTCTGGAAACTCTCGGTTGCCGGAGAAGTCTAAAAATCCGTAGTGAGTGCAATTGAATGCAAAGCTTTTAAGCCCTGTTCCACAATTTCTCTCGTTCTCCTATGGCAGGCTGCCACTACAGATTCCCTTAAATTGCTGTGGGAATGAGGATTGTAGCGAGGTTTGAGCACATGCAATAGATATCTGAATCCTGCCTCTTCTACTGTGGAATATGGGCGCATAGCAGATGGTATGTAAATTCCAATTGCTTTGGTAATTTTTTTTGCTCTGCATGTATTCGTATCAAGGGGTTGTGGTAATAAATTCGGGAGGCGTAATTGGACACTTTACTTCCGTCTCGTCCCGGTGATAAGGATATGGGTGGTGTCGTTTGATATGTGCCAACATATTTGAAGTGTTCCCACTCACGTAAGGTACAGGTGTTGAACAACGACGACAGACCGTCGTATTTGTACGACCGTATTTGTTTTGTCAACCACTCGCTCTCCGTCGCTATTATAACTCACTTGGAACCCGAAGTTATCCCACACCACTGACTTGAATGATGATGGTGGGTCTTCTAATTCTTCGCCACTCGCCATTGTTAGCACTCTCGCACAACAACACAACCAACAGCGGTACCTTCCCACAGAGTGCAGTTTGCATTTTAATGTGGCGTTTTCTATCTAGACCAATCCAGGCATGTCTATATGTCTACAGACCAATCAGAGCTTGCAGGTGGCAGTTGTTAACTCTTGCAAAACAATGGTTCCGCGTCCAGATCAATATTATACTTCCGTACCGTGTGTATTCTGCGTGACAATGCGCGTACTGAACGTGACCCCAGTACCGTGATATACCGTGCCGGCCCTATTGTGCTGCGCAAGAAATTCTTTTATGTGCTGAAGACAGTGTGGTTTAGAAAAATCTTGTAGCTCGTTGAATTCTTCACTGACTTTTTGCACAGCCCATTTACTGACATGCAATTAcgtttgggtcaaagacgtctttgtcattcagtgttacggacaccttccaccgactgtaactgcaagaaaacatgatttttaatttttaaatcgTTTGAATGAGACCTTGATATGTGGGACTTGAAAGgaacagttcagtcaatttcaatatgctgttgtattgctcacgctacccttgacttgtcagtacctggtgatgccacatttttcggctaagccctttccgatatatgagctattctaatgggggcaacgtttttttacatttaaaaaaattaacataggcctactccaaatattttcccaaaaggtaccgctgtttgctagttgtctgctgatgttgtataaccttttggatgtttttgggaatgaatgaaaatgttttttttgggaatataaacaaagcgctgcccccattacaatgaccaagatctcggaaacggctgaagaagaaaacaaaaaaaccctcaggtactgacaagtccagagtagtgaaattaactgaactggtcctttaaggccaCAACAGTACTGAACtggaacgggcactcggtagagcgcaaacctttgcctacgccacttatttttttttttggccatcttcagagtgtggggcataacattctccaaattttggtgttagtttcatttaaatcggaccggaatatcgtaatattacatttttggcccagtcttgacctcttattcaattcagcatgcacacgttgttctggcatatagtgcttggcaaagaaaaacgtttttgaccttttcgtgaccttgacctttgacccaatcactaaatttcataaaaatcggctcagttctgtctgagttatacgaagtacaaacaaacatattcacaaataaatacacagcggtgaaaacataaccttcgccgactttgtctcggcgaaggtaatgAACATACACAGTTCCTGTACACAAACGATAATGTGCAGCATTATGGAGCATCGCAAGTTCGAGAGGTGCTTCCACCTAATTAATGCTTCCACTTAGTATATTGAattattaaactaatcaatgtagattttcaaTACATTGAAATTATATGGCAAAATTGGTAGGGACTATACAGAGGCCCACAGGTgacatggaggggaaaaaaagagaaaatgtatGTACTGGAGAATTCTTAACACTGTATTCTTAAACTCTTTAAGTATAAAATGCAAATTCTTACAATTTTTCAACTGGTCTTAAGATTTTGTGATCGAGTGCATTTTTTATTTTGAGATTTTATATTTGTATGGACATATAGTTTTATGACTGTTAAACCATGGAATAATGAATCCTTATCTAATCTGTTTCTAATCCGTATCTATGTTACTGTATTTTCCACCACTGTCTCACTTACTGGACCATAGCCAGTGCAGTGCACCGTAGCTGCGATTGAGGGTAgcgaggtcatgtcctctgcattTCCCACCAGAAATGTAGAATTAATAAACTTGATTTAAGTGTCGATTTGCAATCATTGGCAAATTCAACATCCATATTCCACCTATTTTAAAGTATTTGCCTTAAATCAAATTAAAATCTCAAATAATTAGTTGAAATAACGGACTTTCTCTTGGAAACACAATATCAGTCGATGTCAAATGTCCACTGTCAGGGAATAACGAATATAACAACTGTATTGTAGGAATGTTTTCATAAAATATTCAGAAACTCTGACACTGACTGTCACAAGGCTGCGTGATAACAAAAATGAGTATGGTATATTGGATGTTTAAGTATATTGGATATTTCAGCACATGCCATAAAAAGAGGAAACTCATTGCAATATGGATGCTGATTTCTCTATTGCTCTTTGGTCCTTTTATGTCAAATATGTGTATATTAATCTGAAATGCCTGGGAAAGttctgaggacatgacctctgtgtcctcaatggaagGCATGGCACTGCTTACTTGCAAGGATTTACTGTATGTTCCGTCAATATTTATGTGTATGCTGTATGGAAAATTCTAGATAACCAAGGTGACCTGTGGAGTGCAAATACTGTAAGTAGCTGGAAAAGGAACTTAAGGTCATGCTTGTCATGGATAAAGAGTATAAAAGAGGGCCAGAGTCAGGACACTTCTCATCAGTACCAGCTGATTCGTTCTGTCGTGTGCTGCAGCATGAAGTGGTTGATTGTAGCAGCTGCCTGTCTGGCAGTGGTGAGTTGTTCTCTGGACCAGGAGTTCAACGAATGGAAAGCCAAATTCGGTGAGCATTCCCCTTATTCTGCATTCCTATTCTCTTTTACAGTTGGTTTACAGTACCTTTATTGTGTTTCAAGCCATGCTTTCTCCCTGCCTTCACTCACACGTTTGGTCCAAAAGGAAAGTCCTATCCTTCCCTTGAGGAGGAGGCACATCGTAAAGGCCTTTGGCTCGCCAACCACCAGAAGATCCAGGCTCACAACCAGCTGGCTGATCAGGGTGTTCACTCCTACCGCCAGGGCCTGAACCAGTTCTCCGACATGGTAGGATGGTTAATCTGTTACACAAGATTCTCCAtattgtcattgcaatgttgctcTCCTGAGCTTTGTCAGCAAATAGTGAGTTGGATCGCTGGCAATCCCATTTGCATGCAAGACATCATTGCTGACTATCTTATAGCTATGTAACAACACACGTTCCTCTGTTTTTGGTGGTGGtgacattatttagatttttgtTTACCTGTGAACAACTTCTGCTCCTTCAGGATCATGAAGAATTCCGTCAGACTGTTCTGACAAAGATGGATCTGCCTAAGAACTCCGCCCGTGGTGCCTCCGAGCCTTTCAGGGCCCCTAATGTGGGTTCTCCTGCCTCTGTGGACTGGAGGACTTCTGGCTGTGTCAGTGCCGTCAAGAACCAGGGCCAGTGTGGATCCTGCTGGTCCTTCAGTGCAGTAAGTACTGTCATAGAGACTGAATAAGTCATTGTGcacacttttgtgtgtttgtgtctgtgcttgaATGTATGTATCTACAAGTAAATAATTATGTGATTCAGACAGGTGCCCTGGAGTCCCAAACCTGTCTCAGGCGTGGCTATCTGCCCTCTCTGAGCGAACAGCAGCTGGTGGACTGCTCTGGATCTTACGGAAATAATGGCTGCAATGGAGGTTGGCCGGATCGCGCTTTCCAGTATGTCCAGGCTAACGGCGGCATCGATTCCGAGTCCTACTACCCCTATCAGGCCCGGGTAAGGATGCTTTAGGATGGTTTAGTCGACCAGTAAACATTTTGAAGTAGCTGAATGATATATGTGGGCTAAGATGATTGGAAGAATCTAATCAGTGAAGCTGTGAAGGCTTTTTTCTAGTTTTTCTTGCTCCTTGCTTTTGTTATTTTTAAGGTCTCAAGCCCAATCCAGGACTGGTTTATAATCAGGTAGTCTAATAGATAGCACACTCGTCATATCTTAACTTTttgttgatatttgttttcaaCATCTATCTATTTAACTATTTATAGTTTTTCCATCATTAATCCAGTTGTTCGCATGAAATCTGTGTGTCAAATAATGGCAAATGTAAAACAATTGTTTGTAAATAGTTCACCAAAGGTtgggaacatttttttttaagtataatATACTTGTCAATTTTCTTTACCTCCTTTTTCCTTCTGCTTGTTCAACTTGGAACAACTCTTcataagacattacattacataatgaaTTAGATCAACAGTAATTGACTTACTAatactttttgctgtaatataGTAATGATATTACACCTTTTAGTTTGTGACAAAACATTAGTAACACTAGTAAGACATTTTAGCACAATActaattaatgtaggcctactgatctcTATCTCACAAAAAATGACAGCTTTCATGAAAACAACCAATAATCAGCCAATGATGACTGTCGAGAAACACATAGCAGGGGTGCAACACTACTTGCACACATAAGGCTAGCTGTGGCAGAATGCTAAGGGAATTGGCGGATTGAAGGTTCAAATTCTGTGTTCTCAAGAAGAATATCATTTTTACTACAGTACGGTAAATAACCAACTGCTCTCCTATCAACGCCCTCCAACAATGCATCAAACGCCACATTCCTTCAGAGACTATAATGGCACACTACTAAAAACTGTTAATCATACTGGATAGGAGTTGTCAgttcagtgaaatgtaatatgaTATGAAACATTTCTCAGGTTGGCACTTGCCACTACAACAGCGCATATAGTGCTGCCACCTGCTCCGGATACCAAGATGTGACACCCGTAGGCAGTGAGTCTGCCCTCCAGTATTACGTCGCCAATGTGGGACCCCTGTCTATTGCTATTGATGCTACTGCCTGGCAGAGCTACCAGTCTGGTATGTTGCACTGTTCAGTAATGTTATTCTGACTCCTACATGGtcgacagacatgcagacagaaatATGGGTCTATTGGTTGGCTGATTAACTGATTTACTGATTCTATTTTTACAGGCGTCTTCAACTATCCTTCCTGCAGCCAAACTCCTGATCATGCTGTGCTGTTGGTGGGCTACGGAACGTACAATGGTCAGGATTACTGGCTGGTGAAGAACAGGTACACGTCATTTACATTATCCACACTTCCCAGTAGTTACAAGCCTGACAAGCCAGGATATGACATGAAATGTGTGCCCCATTGGAACAACTGCAGATTGTAGGTAGAACAAATGTTCGGTGTTCAAACTTATTAAGCCATTGATGCTgaatgttgcgttgcacaacattggtaCTGGCGCCTCGAGCTGCATAACGCAACATGTTTTTTATAggctaacagtgtgtgtgtgtgtgtgtgtgtgtgtgtgtgtgtgtgcgtgcgtgcgtgcgtgtgtgtgtgtgtgtgtgtgtgtgtgtgtgtgtgtgtgtgtgtgcgcgcgcgc
This is a stretch of genomic DNA from Engraulis encrasicolus isolate BLACKSEA-1 chromosome 19, IST_EnEncr_1.0, whole genome shotgun sequence. It encodes these proteins:
- the LOC134435185 gene encoding procathepsin L-like, which encodes MKWLIVAAACLAVVSCSLDQEFNEWKAKFGKSYPSLEEEAHRKGLWLANHQKIQAHNQLADQGVHSYRQGLNQFSDMDHEEFRQTVLTKMDLPKNSARGASEPFRAPNVGSPASVDWRTSGCVSAVKNQGQCGSCWSFSATGALESQTCLRRGYLPSLSEQQLVDCSGSYGNNGCNGGWPDRAFQYVQANGGIDSESYYPYQARVGTCHYNSAYSAATCSGYQDVTPVGSESALQYYVANVGPLSIAIDATAWQSYQSGVFNYPSCSQTPDHAVLLVGYGTYNGQDYWLVKNSWGTWWGEQGYIMMARNANNQCGIANHASYPLV